One window of Paenibacillus albicereus genomic DNA carries:
- a CDS encoding FecCD family ABC transporter permease — MAAVLSPADVKRARRPASARHAAVLAGAAALVAASVVCGLALGAIRIPVSDVWAALLGSNTDTEAWQIVWNLRLPRVLTGLMVGCSLGLAGALLQGVFRNPLADPGIIGVSSGGGIAAVTIMILFPAQIALLPAAAFLGALAASAVIYALAWKGGASPIRLILAGVAVNSLLGAGMSALMILNSEKVQSVLPWMSGSLNGRSWPHADTLLPYALAGLAAALLLIKPANLLALGDDAAKLLGVRVELYRLVIVGVAAFLAGAAISQAGMIGFVGLVVPHIVRLLVGSDYRVLMPASALGGAALVTLADTAARTLFDPIEFPVGILLALLGAPFFLYLLRKGAKR; from the coding sequence ATGGCGGCCGTCCTGTCGCCGGCTGACGTCAAGCGGGCCAGACGCCCGGCGTCGGCGCGGCATGCGGCCGTGCTCGCCGGCGCGGCGGCGCTCGTCGCCGCCAGCGTCGTCTGCGGCCTCGCGCTCGGCGCGATCCGGATCCCGGTCTCCGACGTATGGGCCGCGCTTCTCGGCTCCAATACGGACACGGAAGCATGGCAGATCGTCTGGAACCTGCGTTTGCCGCGCGTGCTGACCGGCCTCATGGTCGGCTGTTCGCTCGGGCTCGCGGGAGCGCTGCTGCAAGGCGTGTTCCGCAATCCGCTCGCCGATCCCGGCATCATCGGGGTCTCGTCCGGCGGCGGCATCGCCGCCGTCACGATCATGATCCTGTTCCCGGCGCAGATCGCGCTGCTGCCGGCGGCCGCGTTCCTCGGCGCGCTGGCGGCCAGCGCCGTCATCTATGCGCTCGCCTGGAAAGGCGGGGCATCGCCGATCCGGCTCATCCTCGCCGGCGTGGCGGTCAACTCGCTGCTCGGCGCCGGCATGTCGGCGCTCATGATTCTCAACAGCGAGAAGGTGCAGTCGGTGCTGCCGTGGATGAGCGGCAGCCTGAACGGCCGCAGCTGGCCGCATGCGGATACGCTGCTGCCGTACGCGCTGGCCGGCCTCGCGGCGGCGCTGCTGCTCATCAAGCCGGCCAACCTGCTTGCGCTCGGCGACGACGCGGCCAAGCTGCTCGGCGTTCGCGTCGAGCTGTACCGCCTCGTCATCGTCGGCGTCGCGGCGTTCCTGGCTGGCGCGGCGATCAGCCAGGCGGGCATGATCGGCTTCGTCGGCCTCGTCGTGCCGCATATCGTGCGCCTGCTCGTCGGCTCGGACTACCGCGTCCTCATGCCGGCATCGGCGCTCGGCGGAGCGGCTCTGGTCACATTGGCCGACACGGCGGCGCGCACGCTGTTCGATCCGATCGAATTCCCGGTCGGCATCCTGCTCGCGCTGCTCGGCGCGCCGTTCTTCCTCTATCTGCTGCGAAAGGGGGCGAAGCGATGA
- a CDS encoding ABC transporter ATP-binding protein: MSRLTGQSLVHGYGDQLVVHGVDIDIRQGEWVGIIGPNGSGKSTVLRMLARLLKPRGGAAMLDGEDLAALPPKSAARRIAMLAQAQEAGLELTVRELVRKGRHPHLKWYQDGSAEEHESIVDWAIAAASLQELQHRPLPALSGGERQRAWLAMAIAQTPSVLLLDEPATYLDIAHQLELMELVQQLNREQGLTVVTVLHDLNQAARYCDRLVAVKDGRVAAQGSPSELFTHAFFSDVFGVEGSIRSEEGVPSFQARRATPRRLAATAGAARAASAESGFQPNEPKTGEMTNV; this comes from the coding sequence ATGAGCCGCCTGACCGGACAATCGCTCGTTCACGGCTACGGGGACCAGCTCGTCGTGCACGGCGTCGATATCGACATCCGCCAAGGCGAATGGGTCGGCATCATCGGGCCGAACGGCTCGGGCAAGTCCACCGTGCTGCGGATGCTCGCCAGACTGCTCAAGCCGCGCGGCGGGGCGGCGATGCTCGACGGCGAGGACTTGGCGGCGCTGCCGCCCAAGTCCGCTGCGCGCCGCATCGCCATGCTGGCCCAAGCCCAGGAGGCGGGCCTCGAGCTGACCGTGCGGGAGCTGGTGCGCAAGGGCCGCCATCCGCATTTGAAATGGTATCAGGACGGAAGCGCGGAGGAGCACGAGAGCATCGTCGACTGGGCGATCGCAGCCGCCTCGCTGCAGGAGCTGCAGCATCGCCCGCTGCCGGCGCTGTCCGGCGGAGAGCGCCAGCGTGCTTGGCTCGCGATGGCGATCGCGCAGACGCCATCGGTGCTGCTGCTCGACGAGCCGGCGACGTACCTGGACATCGCCCATCAGCTCGAGCTGATGGAGCTCGTCCAGCAGCTGAACCGCGAGCAAGGCCTGACGGTCGTGACCGTGCTGCATGACCTCAACCAGGCCGCCCGCTACTGCGACCGGCTCGTCGCCGTCAAGGACGGACGAGTCGCCGCTCAGGGGAGTCCGTCGGAGCTGTTCACGCATGCGTTCTTCTCCGACGTGTTCGGCGTCGAAGGCAGCATCCGCAGCGAAGAAGGCGTGCCGAGCTTCCAGGCGAGGCGCGCCACGCCTCGCCGGCTGGCGGCGACAGCCGGGGCCGCAAGAGCGGCTTCGGCAGAGAGTGGGTTTCAACCAAACGAACCGAAAACGGGAGAGATGACCAATGTCTGA
- a CDS encoding antibiotic biosynthesis monooxygenase, whose amino-acid sequence MLVENRIVVKAGFAEAVLERFAKPKQVHTFEGFVRMDVLHGKSENEGEEEIRVCTTWRSKADFEAWASSDSFRGAHAKRQEQQAEGAAADQAERPAHGHGGHGQPAHGSGHGRPAAAGEGAGPIVGNRVTFYRVAASHLPAAAAAEQG is encoded by the coding sequence GTGCTCGTCGAGAACCGCATCGTCGTCAAGGCGGGCTTCGCGGAGGCGGTGCTGGAGCGGTTCGCCAAGCCGAAGCAGGTGCATACGTTCGAAGGCTTCGTGCGGATGGACGTCCTGCACGGCAAGAGCGAGAACGAAGGCGAGGAGGAGATTCGCGTCTGCACGACGTGGAGGTCCAAAGCCGATTTCGAGGCTTGGGCGTCGAGCGACTCGTTCCGCGGCGCGCATGCGAAGCGGCAGGAGCAGCAGGCTGAAGGCGCTGCGGCAGACCAGGCGGAACGGCCCGCGCATGGCCATGGCGGCCACGGCCAGCCCGCTCACGGCTCCGGCCATGGACGTCCGGCGGCGGCAGGAGAGGGCGCAGGCCCGATCGTCGGCAACCGCGTGACGTTCTACCGCGTCGCGGCTTCGCATCTGCCGGCGGCAGCGGCGGCCGAGCAGGGCTAG
- a CDS encoding PLDc N-terminal domain-containing protein has product MMGGIGMLGVLFLLVSLGLLLLHVALCIWAFRDARERGYSSEFALLVLIALLFFPIVGLILYLIIREDRRGNRPGR; this is encoded by the coding sequence ATGATGGGTGGAATCGGCATGCTGGGCGTCCTTTTCCTGCTGGTGTCGCTCGGGCTGCTGCTGCTCCATGTCGCCCTCTGCATCTGGGCGTTCCGCGATGCTCGGGAGCGCGGCTACAGCAGCGAGTTCGCCCTGCTCGTCCTGATCGCGCTGCTGTTCTTCCCGATCGTCGGCCTGATCCTCTATCTAATTATCCGCGAAGATCGGCGCGGGAATCGGCCGGGACGCTAG
- the polA gene encoding DNA polymerase I: protein MEKWILIDGNSIAYRAFYAMPPLTNAAGLHTNAVFGFTTMLLKVLEEQKPTHALVAFDAGKVTFRTESFADYKGTRDKTPSELSEQFPLIKEVVQAFGIRQFELPGYEADDIIGTLTRMADEQGVQAVVVSGDKDMLQLASEQVSIAITRKGVSEIELYDPAAVRERYGLEPSQIIDLKGLMGDTSDNIPGIPGVGEKTALKLLHEYGTVEAVLERSGELKGKLKERVEEHQESARLSKQLATIFREVPLAGETGDFAYKGYEPSTLAAAFGKLEFKSLIERLDLGAAAPASAEPQKVLDVRPVEIGDSEARQALEQALRAPGAFYLEAVGDNPHHAELIGAAYAAEEAVYAMCGDWLASPDADGFKAWLADASAPKVGCDLHRAELALSARLGVHLQGGAFDIVLAAYLLDPTATDQSVSGIAARLGLPSVPTDESVYGKGAKFKVPDKEALYAQLAVKADAVRAAAPLQQAQLEETGMHRLYYELEQPLSGVLADMERQGISVDAQTIRQLGSELETGIKADMEAIYRHAGQEFNINSPKQLGEILFDKLGLPVMKKTKTGYSTDADVLEKLEPYHEIIPLILHFRQLHKLQSTYVEGLLKEVRPDSGKIHTYYRQTIAATGRLSSQFPNLQNIPIRLEEGRKIRKAFVPSEPDWLILAADYSQIELRVLAHISGDEGLSEAFTQDLDVHTKTAMDVFGVAQADVDADMRRSAKAVNFGIVYGISDFGLSQNLGITRKEAARFIDQYFEAFQGVRKYMDDIVQQARRDGYVTTLLERRRYLPEIKASNFNLRSFAERTAMNTPIQGTAADIIKLAMVKMQERLRAEGLRSRMLLQVHDELVFEVHPEELETMKRLVPEVMESALELSVPLRADVSYGANWYEAK from the coding sequence ATGGAGAAGTGGATCTTGATCGACGGCAACAGCATCGCCTATCGGGCGTTCTACGCCATGCCGCCGCTCACCAACGCGGCCGGATTGCATACCAATGCCGTTTTCGGCTTTACGACGATGCTGCTCAAGGTGCTGGAGGAGCAGAAGCCGACCCATGCGCTGGTCGCCTTCGACGCCGGCAAGGTGACGTTCCGCACGGAAAGCTTCGCGGATTACAAGGGAACCCGGGACAAGACGCCGTCCGAGCTGTCCGAGCAGTTCCCGCTCATCAAGGAGGTCGTGCAGGCGTTCGGCATCCGCCAGTTCGAGCTGCCGGGCTACGAGGCGGACGACATCATCGGCACGCTCACCCGCATGGCGGACGAGCAGGGCGTGCAGGCGGTCGTCGTCAGCGGCGACAAGGACATGCTGCAGCTCGCATCGGAGCAGGTGTCGATCGCCATCACGCGCAAGGGCGTCAGCGAGATCGAGCTGTACGATCCGGCGGCAGTGCGCGAGCGCTACGGCCTGGAGCCGTCGCAGATCATCGACCTCAAGGGGCTCATGGGCGACACGTCCGACAACATCCCCGGCATCCCCGGCGTGGGCGAGAAGACCGCGCTCAAGCTGCTGCATGAATACGGCACGGTCGAGGCGGTGCTGGAGCGCTCCGGCGAGCTCAAGGGCAAGCTCAAGGAGCGCGTCGAGGAGCATCAGGAGTCGGCGCGGCTGAGCAAGCAGCTGGCGACGATCTTCCGCGAGGTGCCGCTTGCGGGCGAGACGGGCGATTTCGCCTACAAAGGGTACGAGCCGTCGACGCTGGCCGCAGCGTTCGGCAAGCTGGAGTTCAAGTCGCTCATCGAGCGGCTCGACCTCGGCGCTGCCGCTCCGGCATCGGCCGAGCCGCAAAAGGTGCTCGACGTCCGGCCGGTCGAGATCGGGGACAGCGAAGCACGCCAGGCGCTGGAGCAGGCGCTGCGCGCTCCGGGCGCGTTCTACCTGGAGGCGGTCGGCGACAATCCCCATCACGCTGAGCTGATTGGCGCCGCCTATGCGGCCGAGGAGGCCGTCTACGCCATGTGCGGCGACTGGCTCGCCAGCCCGGACGCCGACGGCTTCAAGGCGTGGCTCGCCGACGCGTCCGCGCCGAAGGTCGGCTGCGACCTGCACCGCGCGGAGCTGGCGCTCAGCGCGCGCCTCGGCGTGCATCTGCAGGGCGGAGCGTTCGACATCGTGCTGGCCGCCTACCTGCTCGATCCGACCGCGACCGACCAGAGCGTCAGCGGCATCGCGGCTCGCCTCGGCCTGCCGTCCGTGCCGACCGACGAGTCCGTCTACGGCAAGGGCGCCAAGTTCAAGGTACCGGACAAGGAAGCGCTGTACGCGCAGCTGGCCGTCAAGGCCGACGCCGTGCGCGCGGCCGCGCCGCTGCAGCAGGCCCAGCTGGAGGAGACGGGCATGCACCGGCTCTACTACGAGCTGGAGCAGCCGCTGTCCGGCGTGCTCGCCGACATGGAGCGCCAGGGCATCTCCGTCGACGCGCAGACGATCCGCCAGCTCGGGTCGGAGCTGGAGACCGGCATCAAGGCCGACATGGAGGCGATCTACCGCCACGCCGGCCAGGAGTTCAACATCAACTCGCCCAAGCAGCTGGGCGAGATCCTTTTCGACAAGCTCGGCCTGCCCGTCATGAAGAAGACGAAGACCGGCTACTCGACCGATGCCGACGTGCTGGAGAAGCTGGAGCCGTACCACGAGATCATCCCGCTCATCCTGCACTTCCGCCAGCTCCACAAGCTGCAGTCGACGTATGTGGAAGGGCTGCTCAAGGAGGTCCGTCCGGACAGCGGCAAGATCCATACGTACTACCGCCAGACGATCGCGGCGACGGGCCGGCTGAGCAGCCAGTTCCCGAACCTGCAGAACATCCCGATCCGGCTGGAGGAAGGACGCAAGATCCGCAAGGCGTTCGTGCCGTCCGAGCCGGACTGGCTCATCCTCGCGGCCGACTACTCGCAGATCGAGCTGCGCGTGCTGGCGCACATCTCCGGCGACGAAGGGCTGAGCGAGGCGTTCACGCAGGACCTCGACGTGCACACGAAGACGGCCATGGACGTCTTCGGCGTGGCGCAGGCGGACGTGGATGCGGACATGCGCCGCTCCGCCAAGGCGGTCAACTTCGGCATCGTCTACGGCATCAGCGACTTCGGCCTCTCGCAGAATCTCGGCATCACGCGCAAGGAGGCCGCCCGCTTCATCGATCAGTACTTCGAGGCGTTCCAGGGCGTGCGCAAGTACATGGACGACATCGTGCAGCAGGCGCGCCGCGACGGCTACGTGACGACGCTGCTGGAGCGCAGGCGCTACCTGCCGGAGATCAAGGCGTCGAACTTCAACCTGCGCTCGTTTGCCGAGCGGACGGCGATGAACACGCCGATCCAGGGCACGGCCGCCGACATCATCAAGCTGGCGATGGTCAAGATGCAGGAGCGGCTGCGCGCCGAGGGGCTGCGCTCGCGCATGCTGCTGCAGGTGCATGACGAACTTGTCTTCGAGGTGCATCCCGAGGAGCTCGAGACGATGAAGAGACTCGTGCCCGAGGTGATGGAGAGCGCCCTGGAGCTGAGCGTGCCGCTGCGCGCGGACGTCAGCTACGGAGCGAACTGGTACGAGGCGAAGTAA
- the mutM gene encoding DNA-formamidopyrimidine glycosylase, whose product MPELPEVETVSRTLTLIAAGKTIESVVVTLPRIIQRPQEPEAFAAALAGHTIQKAERRGKFIRIVLDGLVLVSHLRMEGRYGLYDAGEPVAKHTHVRFRFTDGTELRYQDVRQFGTMHLFEPGEEFARPPLAKLGLEPLGEAFTLEALRGLLGKRTTMIKPLLLNQAYIVGLGNIYVDEALHSAGIHPETTADRLKPDQWRKLHASIRSTLERAVEAGGSSIKSYVNGQGDAGRFQHELLVYGRKNEPCPGCGAPIVKTVVGGRGTHFCVSCQPLPSVRRKRAEASSR is encoded by the coding sequence ATGCCGGAATTGCCGGAGGTCGAAACGGTAAGCCGAACGCTGACCTTAATCGCGGCGGGCAAGACGATCGAGAGCGTCGTCGTCACCTTGCCGCGCATCATACAGCGCCCGCAGGAGCCGGAGGCGTTCGCCGCCGCCCTGGCCGGGCATACGATCCAAAAAGCCGAGCGCCGCGGCAAGTTCATCCGCATCGTGCTCGACGGGCTCGTGCTCGTCTCGCATCTGCGCATGGAAGGCCGCTACGGCCTCTATGACGCCGGCGAGCCGGTGGCCAAGCATACCCATGTGCGCTTCCGCTTCACGGACGGCACCGAGCTGCGGTACCAGGACGTGCGCCAGTTCGGCACGATGCATCTGTTCGAGCCGGGCGAGGAGTTCGCACGCCCGCCGCTCGCCAAGCTCGGGCTGGAGCCGCTCGGCGAGGCGTTCACGCTCGAAGCGCTGCGCGGGCTGCTCGGGAAACGCACGACGATGATCAAGCCGCTGCTGCTGAACCAGGCCTACATCGTCGGGCTCGGGAATATCTATGTCGATGAGGCGCTGCACAGCGCGGGCATCCATCCGGAGACGACGGCGGACCGGCTGAAGCCGGACCAGTGGCGCAAGCTGCATGCTTCGATCCGGTCGACGCTGGAGCGTGCCGTCGAGGCAGGCGGATCGTCGATCAAGTCGTACGTCAACGGCCAAGGTGACGCGGGCCGCTTCCAGCACGAGCTGCTCGTCTACGGACGCAAGAACGAGCCTTGCCCGGGCTGCGGAGCGCCGATCGTCAAGACGGTCGTCGGCGGCCGGGGCACGCATTTTTGCGTGTCCTGCCAGCCGCTGCCGAGCGTCCGCCGCAAGCGCGCCGAGGCGTCCAGCCGGTAG
- a CDS encoding manganese efflux pump codes for MLAHLLPLLLLSFAVSVDGFGVGITYGLRRIRIPLLSVLIITGCSGIVILLSMKIGTWLTGFVDAEDAKRIGALILIGIGGFTLFQQLRPKRTTADADLPEAPSAPQAAGRGEDAGRPAAPGASPAVDGRRAAPTAAGSAGSPAAAMSAGSGAAAELAVPSIAVLTLEIKKLGIVIQILRSPQTADVDSSGSISAGEALLLGSALSLDAFGAGLGAAMVGLDPWLTALSIMLASGLFLAAGLRFGFRFSGGKRMRLLSVLPGALLLLIGLGKLW; via the coding sequence ATGCTTGCCCATCTGCTGCCGCTGCTGCTGCTGTCCTTTGCCGTCAGCGTAGACGGATTCGGAGTCGGAATCACGTACGGACTGAGGCGGATCCGCATCCCGCTGCTGTCCGTGCTCATCATAACGGGATGCTCGGGCATCGTCATCCTGCTCAGCATGAAGATCGGGACATGGCTGACGGGATTCGTCGACGCCGAGGATGCGAAGCGCATCGGGGCGCTCATCCTGATCGGCATCGGCGGCTTCACGCTGTTCCAGCAGCTGCGGCCCAAGCGGACGACCGCCGATGCGGACCTTCCGGAAGCGCCATCCGCCCCGCAGGCAGCTGGCCGAGGCGAGGATGCGGGCCGCCCCGCCGCGCCAGGCGCCTCTCCGGCTGTCGATGGCCGCAGAGCTGCTCCGACCGCCGCCGGCTCCGCCGGCAGCCCGGCTGCGGCGATGTCCGCCGGCTCCGGAGCCGCCGCCGAGCTGGCGGTGCCGTCGATCGCCGTGCTGACGCTCGAGATCAAGAAGCTCGGCATCGTCATCCAGATTTTGCGCTCGCCGCAGACGGCGGACGTCGACAGCTCCGGCAGCATCAGCGCCGGCGAAGCGCTGCTGCTCGGCTCGGCGCTGTCGCTCGACGCGTTCGGCGCGGGCCTCGGAGCGGCGATGGTCGGCCTCGACCCGTGGCTGACGGCGCTCAGCATCATGCTGGCCAGCGGCCTGTTTCTGGCGGCGGGGCTGCGCTTCGGCTTCCGCTTCTCCGGCGGCAAGCGCATGAGGCTGCTGAGCGTGCTGCCGGGAGCGCTGCTGCTGCTGATCGGCCTCGGCAAGCTCTGGTGA
- the coaE gene encoding dephospho-CoA kinase (Dephospho-CoA kinase (CoaE) performs the final step in coenzyme A biosynthesis.): MRIGLTGGIASGKSTVSRMLRERGAFVSDADEAARAVVEPGEPALGDIVRAFGDGVLQPDGRLDRAALGRIVFGQPDKLRRLEGILHPAIRRRMQEEMEQAERHRPDRLVFADIPLLFETGQDKAYDGVLTVYAPADVQLERLMKRSGMDEAEARRRIGLQLDLEEKRLRADWVIDNGGSEEETRLQVERFLSERGRP; encoded by the coding sequence ATGAGAATCGGACTCACAGGCGGCATCGCCAGCGGCAAAAGCACCGTCTCCCGCATGCTGCGGGAGAGAGGCGCGTTCGTATCGGACGCCGACGAGGCGGCCCGCGCCGTCGTCGAGCCGGGGGAGCCCGCGCTCGGCGACATCGTACGCGCCTTCGGCGACGGCGTGCTGCAGCCGGACGGACGGCTGGATCGGGCCGCCCTCGGCCGCATCGTCTTCGGCCAGCCGGACAAGCTCCGCCGGCTGGAAGGCATCCTGCACCCGGCGATCCGCCGCCGCATGCAGGAGGAGATGGAGCAGGCGGAGAGGCATAGGCCGGACCGGCTCGTCTTCGCGGACATTCCGCTGCTGTTCGAGACCGGACAGGACAAGGCCTATGACGGCGTGCTGACGGTATACGCGCCGGCGGACGTCCAGCTTGAGCGGCTGATGAAGCGCAGCGGGATGGACGAGGCGGAGGCGCGCCGGCGGATCGGCCTGCAGCTCGACCTCGAGGAGAAGCGGCTGCGAGCGGACTGGGTCATCGACAACGGCGGCAGCGAGGAGGAGACTCGGCTGCAGGTCGAGCGCTTCCTCTCCGAGCGGGGGAGGCCATGA
- a CDS encoding lytic transglycosylase domain-containing protein, with translation MSWGWLARKRVLLVVLIGFIALLFLKSDWLGRMMYPIPFKDSIEQAAAEQKVDPYLIAAIIRVESNFRADKLSSKGAGGVMQLMPDTAEWIIGAAKFKTMSRDAVMSGVEENIRAGSWYVHSLHDQFKGNQAASVAAYNAGPGKVGQWLQEGRWDGTLARLDQVPYGETRHYVQRVNYYYKKYKSLYPEWSR, from the coding sequence ATGAGCTGGGGCTGGCTTGCCCGCAAGCGGGTGCTGCTGGTCGTGCTGATCGGCTTCATCGCCCTGCTGTTCCTGAAGTCCGACTGGCTCGGGCGCATGATGTATCCGATCCCCTTCAAGGACAGCATCGAACAGGCGGCCGCCGAGCAGAAGGTCGACCCGTATCTGATCGCGGCGATCATCCGGGTGGAATCCAACTTCCGTGCGGACAAGCTATCCAGCAAAGGGGCGGGCGGCGTCATGCAGCTCATGCCGGATACGGCGGAGTGGATCATCGGAGCCGCCAAGTTCAAGACGATGTCCCGCGACGCCGTCATGAGCGGGGTCGAGGAAAATATTCGCGCCGGCTCCTGGTACGTGCATTCGCTGCACGACCAGTTCAAGGGGAACCAGGCGGCTTCGGTCGCCGCGTACAACGCCGGTCCGGGAAAGGTCGGCCAGTGGCTCCAGGAGGGCCGCTGGGACGGAACGCTGGCGCGGCTCGATCAAGTGCCTTATGGCGAGACCCGCCATTACGTGCAAAGAGTCAATTATTACTACAAAAAGTACAAAAGCCTTTATCCGGAATGGTCCCGTTAG
- a CDS encoding alpha/beta-type small acid-soluble spore protein, producing the protein MSQNNNSNKLVVTGSHAALDQMKYEVAQELGIAIPQDGYYGNFTTYDAGSLGGYITKRLVTIGEQSLAGQYK; encoded by the coding sequence ATGTCCCAAAACAACAACAGCAACAAGCTGGTCGTAACGGGTTCCCATGCAGCCCTGGACCAAATGAAGTATGAAGTTGCTCAAGAACTCGGTATCGCCATCCCGCAGGACGGCTACTACGGCAACTTCACGACTTATGACGCTGGCTCCCTCGGTGGTTACATCACGAAACGCCTTGTCACCATCGGCGAGCAATCCCTCGCAGGTCAATACAAATAA
- the nrdR gene encoding transcriptional regulator NrdR gives MKCPYCEHNGTKVLDSRPANGDKSIRRRRECEKCSRRFTTFEMIEETPLIVIKKDGSREEFSRDKILRGLIRACEKRPVPVERLEEIVSEVEKELRTTAQAEIDSRAIGELVMQQLYPVDEVAYVRFASVYRQFKDIDMFMKELSSLLSKNPAES, from the coding sequence ATGAAATGTCCCTATTGCGAGCATAACGGCACCAAGGTGCTGGATTCCCGTCCCGCCAACGGGGACAAGTCCATCCGTCGCCGCCGCGAATGCGAGAAGTGCAGCCGCCGCTTCACGACGTTCGAGATGATCGAGGAGACGCCGCTGATCGTCATCAAAAAGGACGGCAGCCGCGAGGAGTTCAGCCGCGACAAGATCCTGCGAGGCCTCATCCGAGCCTGCGAGAAGCGGCCGGTGCCGGTCGAGCGCCTGGAGGAGATCGTCTCCGAGGTCGAAAAGGAGCTGCGGACGACGGCCCAGGCCGAAATCGACAGCCGGGCCATCGGCGAGCTCGTCATGCAGCAGCTCTATCCGGTGGACGAGGTCGCCTACGTGCGCTTCGCTTCGGTCTACCGCCAGTTCAAGGACATCGACATGTTCATGAAGGAGCTGTCCAGCCTGCTGTCCAAAAATCCGGCCGAGAGCTGA
- a CDS encoding SDR family NAD(P)-dependent oxidoreductase codes for MDRLKGKVAIVTGAAGGMGKADALLFAKEGAKVVVTDLQEDKLQAVVEEIKAAGGEAAGFKHNVASEEDWQRVVAEAVSVFGKIDILVNNAGISDATPFMDQTVDNWERVMKINVTSIFLGQKYVIPQMIEAGGGSIINISSIAGLTGGSGTGPYTASKGAVRLLTKATAVDYAKHNIRCNSIHPGFIETPMTVDMFKDPQMVQWFQMQTPLPRLGKAEDIANGVLFLASDESSYITGVELPIDGGYYAK; via the coding sequence ATGGATCGACTCAAAGGAAAAGTCGCGATCGTAACCGGCGCCGCCGGCGGCATGGGCAAGGCGGACGCGCTGCTGTTCGCCAAGGAAGGCGCGAAGGTCGTCGTCACGGACCTGCAGGAGGACAAGCTCCAGGCCGTCGTCGAGGAAATCAAGGCAGCCGGCGGAGAAGCCGCAGGCTTCAAGCATAACGTCGCCTCCGAAGAGGATTGGCAGCGCGTCGTCGCGGAGGCGGTGTCCGTCTTTGGCAAGATCGACATCCTCGTCAACAACGCCGGCATCTCGGACGCCACTCCGTTCATGGACCAGACGGTCGACAACTGGGAGCGAGTGATGAAGATCAACGTCACGAGCATCTTCCTCGGCCAGAAATACGTCATCCCGCAGATGATCGAAGCGGGCGGCGGCTCCATCATCAACATCTCCTCGATCGCCGGCCTCACCGGCGGCAGCGGCACCGGCCCTTACACGGCCAGCAAAGGCGCCGTCCGCCTGCTGACGAAGGCGACCGCGGTCGACTATGCGAAGCACAACATCCGCTGCAACTCGATCCATCCCGGATTCATCGAGACCCCGATGACCGTCGACATGTTCAAGGACCCGCAGATGGTGCAGTGGTTCCAGATGCAGACGCCGCTGCCTCGCCTCGGCAAAGCCGAGGATATCGCGAACGGCGTGCTGTTCCTCGCGTCGGACGAGTCCTCCTATATTACCGGCGTCGAGCTGCCGATCGACGGCGGCTACTACGCCAAGTAA
- a CDS encoding MarR family transcriptional regulator, whose protein sequence is MPLNPQHPLSRLIGEYMQTLVERFTKLQDPSLSAPQYAILQTLAREGRKASSELAARLEVTPSAVTNLSTKLVQKGYVERIVSEQDRRIVFLQITEAGAAAEKGLLDRFEELMDGAWEGFTEEERMLLERSYRQLIAHLQQEKDSTGTS, encoded by the coding sequence TTGCCGCTGAATCCGCAGCACCCTCTATCCCGCCTGATCGGCGAGTACATGCAGACGCTCGTCGAGCGCTTCACCAAGCTGCAGGACCCTTCCCTCTCGGCGCCGCAGTACGCGATCCTGCAGACGCTGGCCCGCGAAGGCCGCAAGGCCTCGTCCGAGCTGGCCGCACGCCTGGAGGTGACGCCGTCCGCCGTGACGAACCTCAGCACGAAGCTCGTGCAGAAGGGCTACGTCGAGCGGATCGTCTCCGAGCAGGACCGGCGAATCGTGTTCCTGCAGATTACGGAAGCCGGAGCGGCAGCCGAAAAAGGACTGCTGGACCGGTTCGAAGAGCTGATGGACGGGGCATGGGAAGGCTTTACCGAAGAGGAGCGGATGCTGCTCGAACGCTCGTACCGGCAGCTGATCGCTCATTTGCAGCAAGAAAAGGACTCCACCGGGACATCTTAG